GGACACTGATGCATAGTTTTATGGTGAAGTCCCTTTCTTTGATTATTGTGCAGATTCTTGCTTCCTCATGTTGGTTGAAACTACTTTTTCAGAGATTTAGGGTTCTTTTCAATTTAGAAATAAAGttcaaatttagggtttttaaagtCATTATTGTAACAAATTGGGTCTTTATGTTGTACTTATTCTTGCTTCCTCATATTGGTTGAAACTACTTCTTCAAAGATTTAAGGTTCTTTTCGATTCGGAGTTAAAGGTCAGATTTAGGGTTTGTAAAGTCATTTTTGTAACAAATTGGGTCTTCGAATTGGGTCTTTCTGTTGCACTTATTTTCGTGATCACAAGGAAGATGACTCAAACCTGAAATCTTTAGAGAAACATCTACAAGAAGTAAGTTACTTTGTTTAATCTGTACATATCTATTGTTAACCATGTCTTAATCATCTACGAACAACTTGTTTGAATGAATTATTTTGGAGAGGAAGGAAGAAAAGAGAAAGGCTGGGAACTATTTTCCCTTTTTTGGGATATCTAACTATGCGGTGGACGAAATAAAGggattttgtttcattttttttccaaatacaAAAAATTTCTGTCTTGCTAAGATGCAGTGGAAATCCATTTTTCCTCCTTGTTGAACTTTCAATTTGATTCTACTATCCTTTCTATATCCACTCTAtttctttctattttcttttctttctctttctacCCCACTTTGTATGTCCCACCTCTCCCTTTATGTATTCTGTCACGTGATTAGAGAAACTAAGAGCAATTTGAGAAACAAAAGGTTATCTCTGTTTATCTTGGTTTATGGTAATTGCTAAATTTTGTTTCTAACATGATTGGATTAGTTcccttattttctctctcaatGCTCTATTAGTCGTCTCCCtcctttccctttccctttctcGTTTCTCGCCTTCCTTTATCTATCTTTCTTTCCTCGGTTCTTATTCATACAAGCTACAAGTAAATTAGTCATATAGCAGTTGCCCAGTTTTGGCCTTTGTGGTTACTGTTGGTGTGTTAGTAAATTTGTGATATTGAGTTGATGGTCTGTGCCTCATAGTAATCTTCTTTTTGGCATTaaatatttcttcaaaaaaaacaCTTACTAGCTTTTTGTCATTATCTGTGTTTTTTCATGTATAGActttgttcaatgatgattatGGTCTTGAATAGCTCTTACAAATAAGCGAAATTTTATTGATCTTATTCGGTCAGCAATTTCTACGCATGCTATGAGTTTTGCATCCTTTTCAattctatgttacttggactcgtaTGCTCATGCCAGACAATCATATATGTCCAAGTTTTTGAGTTGGCTATTTTATGAAGAACTCCCAAGATATTGAACCCAATTAAAGTGTCCAAGTGTCATATCTATGCCAAATTGTCAAAGATACAATACTTTACTTGAGGTGAACTAAAGAAGCTTAGACTCCTGGTAACATATGTGATACTGCCTTGGCTATTTAGCAAATTCACTTTTGCAGTGAATAGACTTTGAATCTCAACTTTAACAAACAGAAATACGAAGGACAATTATAAATTGTATGATGAAAGagagaaaatagtgttttgttagTATTGGTCTGGGAGTGCTTATTCTCTCTGCACAATTACAACTATTGCATAAGGTGTTTTGAGTTTTGAGTATTTGACGACTTCATTTTTGTAGCACTGGGCATAGATAGGATGTCTGAAAGTGACATAATTTGACCGCTATATGCATTCTAATATGGATTGGGAAATTTTGAATCTAATGTTTCAGTTTTCAGATTTTAGAAAGATTTATAACTACTATACCTAATACTTACCTAGATAGGATCAATGAGTGATCAAGAAAACTCATAGCCTAGTTTGTTGGCCACAGTTGCATTAAGCAGAATTAACAGCATATGATCTCGCGCAGTGGGAATATGTGTCTTAATTTGTGGTAGTGAAGGCCAGCATCTGCACAGCCCCTTTCTATTAGGTAATAAATTCCTTTGAGATTGAGATTTTggcattattattgttttctaCATTATAACATGGATTGGAAATTTTCCGACAAAAAATGTGAAGCAAATATGTTTAGTATCTTAAAATTTAGAAccaatatttgattttattttattattaaaaactaAAGCCCTATTATCAGTACCCGATATCTATTGATTATGGTTCAACGATTATATAAAAGCTCAAAAACTAATGTGATTGTTTTTTAGAGGTATCAAGCAAGATCTGAAAATTAGGTTTCAATTTAGCTTAGTTCAATTAAGCTCAATTTTAGCTTAGTTCCATTCAGATCAATCAAGTCAGTTTGGAGGTTGCTGGGAAGGTTAAATGATTGGATTGAAGTTTACCAGATTTCATTCTCACATTATCAGTTAAAAAAATGGACGGTGAAGTCGTTATAACATGACGATGCCTTTTGAACTAAAGGCTTTCACCTTTCTTGCTCATTTGGTTTTGGCTAATCAATATTTTTACATTGGTTATCGAATCTAGGATTTATTAAGAATTTGAATTTGCTAAAAAGAGGGATCCAATTTAGAAAGGATATTAAGATGGTTTTGTTCAGCTCTTGTGTAACTTAAGAAAGCTTGAAAAGCTTCATCTGAAATCTTTGTACTTCTATTTCTATACGGCTACTCCTTGGGTGTGGAGTTGACAACCGATAACGTCATTGCTCAATACTTTTTTGACAGGTACTGTATATATTTTgcatatttaaatttcattctAGTATTTTCGATTCAGCAATTAATTACTTTCTATTCTTcaattgttgattttaaaaaataaacaaaatttgcTTGAGATTTTAAGACAGATTTTGCATGAAAAATTTAGTGTATATAATGATAGGAAATTTTAAATTGCACATTCGACCATTAAAATAGGAGTGTTAatagtttaatttaaattttagagATATATTTTTAATggtatttaataaattaaaaatgatagaaTGTTGTTTCcacgaaaattaaaaattacgaTATGTAGATGTtgattatataaaatatgagcTCTTGAGTTCTCAGGACTCACTTTTAGATGTTAAGTACATTCGATTTCAGCTCCATGCTTTGCAGTTTCTCTATGGCTTCCAGTGCCTGATGAGAATAAGAAAGAATTATAATGATGAAATCTAACCAAACTTTCACTTATGGATTTTACAAAAAATGTAGATAAGAGCACCTAAGCAATAGTACTGTTTAAAATAAGAATAGATTAGATATAGTCGATATAATCAACAAAAACCGGACTGCCACAAAACTCCCTACTGTTTTCGACAGTGCAGGGTTAGGGTGCATTGTGTTACAGTGTGCACAGGCGTGCACGGACAATTGTACCAGCTACAATACAGTAAGCTATCATCCCTTAGGAGACGACATAACAGAAGTTTACGCTCCTGATTGTGGCGTTGAACTACCAACTATCAGCACAATATTGGGTAAGCTAGTGGGATACTGATCTAATTAGTACCTATCGCCATCGGAAGCCTTCTCACACGTTCTTGCTTGAGATAATAAGTCATTTTCTATCCTCGCGAACAAAACACACATCGAGATAGGAGTAGGCGTAGTGTCAAACCATAAGGGACATTTTCTTCTGGTGTGTGTTTTGCAGTAATGGACTCAAAAATTCAAGCTTCATTCTTGAAGATCATGGACAAGGAATTAAACAGAAAATGGGGTGTTTTACTGGAACTAATACAACTTGCAGTGAAGCAACAAGTATTAAAAAGTGGCAACATGAACAAAGCTAGTCAGGTATGTCTAGTTCAGACATAAAGTCACAAACATATGAGAGAAAGAAACTTGGTTAAAACGAATAGAACTGAGTAACATTTGCAAAATAAGCACTATTCCCCCGCCTATCAAATTTttagcaaaataaaagaaattttgaGTCCATGGGGTAAATGCAGAGTTGCAATATAGCAGCACCTAGAAAAATTTCATTTACAGACTATGGTCTAACAGTAAGATTGGGTTTTACGGTTAGGATTGAGAAACAActttaatttcaacaaaaacaCAACAAATGCAAAACGATAAATTGACATAGTTCAGCCTATATGACCCATCTCCTCAAGCGAGATAAGAGTTCGaactaacaaaaataaagaataagtttttctaaagaaatttattatttcCTAAACTCCCACACAGAGTACATATAACTCATCACTGATGTGGAGTTGCAAACTCAACTTATTAAAACTCTCGAAAGATTTCTCTATAAAAGCATAGAAAATTAGAAATGAGACCCAAAGTCTCTTGATAGCAAAACATATACTCATAAGTCATAATCACCTATGACAGGAAAATGTAACTGCCATTCGAGGACATCCCTCTGCAAAATGGTACCTTGCACGCTCATGCCGCACACTAACAAGTGCAGATTGCTTATACATCAGACAATTCGCAGATGTTTTTTCCTTTAAATCTTTTGTATATTCAAAGTATAGACTTATGACCATAATACTCACCTAAATTAGTCTTATCAAGCAGTTGTTTGGTCAGAACCACCGCCTTGAATGAACTGAGGAGAATGTCCAGTGACCATGAATTGAGGTTGTCCAGGAATTGGAGATACCACACCTGAAAAAGTTAATGATTCTTGCTCATGAAAAACAGCAAAAACTATTTCAATACGGTAGTCTTTTCGCAAGCCAACATCCATGGCTTCCCTCCTTCGCAGAAAccccttcatcttcttctaattTTCGAAAATAACGAACAAACAGTGGGTATGTTTGTccccttttctttctttgattttcgaAATTAATTGCATCAatcatcttcatttttttcttgattttcgaAGCATAACTCCAGAAGCCATTCTTACCTCTTCTTGATGTTCGAAATACAGCAGCAGGTCTCTTTTACTCTTTTTCTTTTCGGTTCGGCAGTCAGCAACTGTGTACACGTTCTTCTCCTTTCCTTATTTCTTGAAGATCAACAGCAGCAGCCAATCGGCCTTTGTTTTCTTCCCTTGAATCCTTCGAAGGTGCATCAATTGCcttcttttattgtttgattgagCCGTCAGGTATTTTGGGAATTTTCGAAACACAACCGTACACTCCATTTGTTTTCCCACCTGATAATTTAATTGAAGGAACAAAGATTCTATACATACCTGCATTCGAGTAACCACCCAAATCAAGTATCTTTTGCACATTTCTGGAGTTGAACCAAAGATGTCGCCTAAAAGGCCAGCAGATTTCACATGATTGAGTGCTGTTTCCTGCAATGCCAAAAGCTCTCTTGATTAATAGAATATAAACAAAAACACCACTTAAGCCACAAAACAATCAGAAATTTCTTTATTCCAACTCACAAGCTGGAAATTTCACTATTATACCTGCAGATGATTCATTAACGTTTCTATACTCTCTATAATGAAAGAACCAGCAAGTTTCTGTTAGTTTGTCAACTTATTCTACCATTCATAATCACCCTTTAGGTCGCTATAAGAATTTAATTCCTACATATACCACACATAGTCATTAGAAAGCTATTGCCTTCGCAGAGATGAATATATTACAGAATAGACTTGATCCTGAAGCTAATGTGAGGGGAAAATGGAGTAACAATACTAACTAATGAATTGTTCCGGTAATAATTTCCAACAGCAAGTTAATACGAACATTCCAATAAGAGAAAAGACATCTTTAGTAGTGAGATTTCTGATCTTGGAGAAGCCACAACAACACCCTCCTTCATTTCTCTCTCCCAAAGCAAGAAAGTTGAAATTCTTAGCCAGCAAGTCTTACTGTCAGCAGTATATTACATACGAATATACTGTTGCAAACTTGCAATAGCAATTAACTTGCCATTTTATATAGAGGAATATTTGTTGATATCATTGAGAAGATAAGTGTGACCTTCAGTTCCAGTGTAAGCACAGAACTCTTTTGAATCTGATTGTTACATGATATTTTGTCATTTAGGAGTGCTAAATTTCATACTTTTTAAGTTGCATGACGCGTGATAATGTTTAAGAGATATCTGAGTGCTGCTACTTTTTTGTAGATCAGCATCCAATTTCAAAATATGATGTTTAATGTCTAATTTGGACACTGAGCAATGCCACAAACTGCTCAAGACCAGTACTGTTTTTGCTCCCTCTTCATACAGTCATATATTCAACTGTGATACGTAGCTATAGTCTAGTTTTCACTTGTCCATACGATACATTCCaacatattaaaatgaggaaTCCACATAACATAGCATATAGGATTAACCGAGTTGTTAAAAAGTTTTGCTAGAGTTAAACCCCATAAGAATAGATAATTAGACAAATTTATAACAGAGCAAGTCAGCAATATGTAAAAATTCCATACCTGCCAAGGTCATCAGATAAGGATGAGGTAAGCCTCTCAATACTGTAGTGCTGATCTGAATCAAGTTCCCACAATGCAGGCTTACCCACTACTGGTTGAAAATTACCTAAAAATCTGGTAAAAAGGTGGCAACATTATTCTCAAAGACGTTAATAAACATATACTGTTATGAATAGTgtcatgaatggtgtgacttgagtgcgtgcattcatgtgtgactcttgggatggaatccaaGAGTGTGTTAATATAGGTGTATAaagttgagtcttgatgattgtggtttatgatggtgattaaaagtatggattaataaggtaatgaagtgtgagtCAATCAtaagagttatgggacttaatgaagaagtgcaaaggcttaattcaagatgctctactatgcaagtcgagcaatgcTGTCAGAAGCtctctgaagtgccgctcggccagctcgctcgaccgagcgagctccaaggtgggtcgagcgagcagacagaatgcaaccagaaacttcctgtagcccgctcgaccaAACCACTCGATTGAGCGAGCCCCTGTTTTGGTCGAGCAAagtctctgatgctcctaggatgcagtttttgactcttcaagtacttggggctatttcattattatttattcatagttttagtgtacttaatgttacttagtgtgatctctcctataaatagagagctctcatacacacataaaacacatcaaacacaacccctaagccaaacacataaccttttgattttatctcttactcaattgtaatacttcatttgtaagagtgttttatactcatttgatataatataaaacaagaaactacacacgacggaggacgtagccatcattgggtgaacctccttaaatcgttgtgtctctttgcaagttgtacattatcaaacatttgtttagttcattgttattattatcgttcatcaaagttcttagcatcgtatcgATTTTGGCAAACATTTCATATACATATGACATTGTAAATGGAAACTAAAATAAGGAAGAGAAATTAATACAATAATTATAGAAACTAAAAGAGAAAAACAGGAAGAAGCTCAATTCACCCTCTAGCAAGATCTAAAGCCAGCAGAAACACACCCTTGAAAGCAAGCTTTATAATCCTTTGAAAGATAAGGGTTCCTCGGGAGGTAAAAGTCTATGGATACCGTCAAACTCAGTGTTTCAAAATAGGAGTTTGAGTGCGGTAGGTGATGGGAGGGATAGCCAAGAGAAGGATAGAACAATACACATTTCCATCCAATAATCTGTACGCAGCAGCAGCAATATATCTACAACAGTGTGCATTCCAGAAAGCAATATAAGTAAGCTAGTCAAGTGGAGTTTTCAAGTAAGAAATCAAAATATGGATTCTCTTGATGCCCCAACCAATAAGAGATCAAAATCATAGAGCAGTTACATGGCACAATCCTAATACacaaaatttttaagaaatgcGTTAAACATtggttaaatataaataaaggtCATTTTCATATCCCAAAAGACGACACAAACTGTCTTCTGTGACTTCCAACATGAAAACTATTTCTAACAGTACATTGGCTTCAAATAAACCTAAAGTTATCTCTCGTtgacatttcaaacatttgaaaGCACACTTTGTTCATGTATCTAGTGTGGAGAGCAATTAAGTATCTATTCAATAATCCTAACACTTAACAAAAAGGGAGTTTTGtgataaattacaaaaattcagaaaaattgaTTATCTTAAACAGGATTTAGTCATCTCCATTGTTTTGCTATCATTTCCTCCCCTTAACAGTTGTATTATCTTTTTTCTATTCTCTAACAGTCTTGTTTTCTTGATATGACTTTAATTTCTACCATAAATATTTACACTTTCAATTCGCATGGCCTAGGAAGTCAATATTTgaggaaataaagaaattaccAATATTTGTTTTCACTCACTCACCATAGGCAGTAGATACCCTGATCTAGGCGGAGGAATTTGCTTGGCTTCAGTCCAAGCTCCTGTTCTATTTTGTTCTGAAAAAAAAGATTTGCTTAGTATCCCAATTGAAGTTGCTCCCAAGAAAGCCAGTTATCAACACTTACAAATTAAAGCGATCCTCACATGTTCTTTGATTAACAGCCAACCCAAGGTGTCCATATCTTCCAGAACGACCAACCAGGACGGCACATAGATTAATAAGTATAAAGTACTTATCAGAAAAGGAAAAAATCTAACCCAAATAGAAAGAAAGAACATAACATACTCTGTGCAGATAGGTTTCAGAGTTCTTTAGGAAATCAAAATTGATTACAACATTTACGGCTTGAATGTCTATACCTCTGGTAAACAGATCTGAGAAACCAAGAACACTAACTGTAAGAACACAAGTTGATGCCAAAAAGTACAAAATTAAGGAGCTATTGAAAACCTTGCAGCAAAAAACAGCAGTTCAACCTGCACTTTCAGAAATGTCCAAATAAGCAGTTAGTGGTTCATAAACTACAAATGGCTTTCATCCAATATATTTGGTAGGAATTACAATTGATGATAAACTAAAGTTTCATACAACCCAATATATTCAGATAATATAACCATAATAACCGTAGGTAGTTATAGCATAACTAACAAAACTGAATAACATGAACTTTGCAAAACCTAGCGAGTCACGACCTGCGACTTGtgtattttctaaaatagaaaCTTGGCTTGGAAAGCTTGTGATCCGCGAGCCTTTTCGCGATTAGTAAAAAATACATTCCTCAAAAACAGTAACTTTgcaattttgtgatatttccaattaattatttacttaattaatttatttgatttaattaatttattaattttcgaAACCATTAcacgctctaaatgacaacaataattgGATGAATGAGCTATTAAAGACAATATAGAAAACATAGAATGATCTTTGAATATAAAATGATGATAATATCAATTACAAGATGTTGCCAAATATTATGATTAGATTTAAAGTTTCATATCAATGATTACCATAAATATCattttacaaataattaaatttctatCAAAGCGTTAATCACTGAAAATGTTGTATACAAAAGGCTGTTTCAACacctctaaaatattatttgatattatatttttaatataaacaaatttattagttatttaaattttattactcctattatttATGCCAAATTAATTAAGATAGTATGAGAATGAAAGTTGTTTTCTGTATTCAAAGAAGAGAGGAAACCATCTCTTAAATACAACCTAAACACAAGTTAATTAAGGTTACAAAATACCGACAAAATAATTACATAGCATAAACAACTACGAAATATATTTGAAGAATAATGCTAAAAATACCAAGAATAATTTGTGCCTTGGGAAGAAGAATGCACAACTAGGATTTGCCAAGGGCTTTAGTGAGTAAGTCAGCTAATTGTTCACCCATGTGAATATAGGAGGTCTGAATAGCCATTAAGAATTTCATCGCGAATGAGAATAAGGAGCCAGAAAGTGTTCAGAAAAAGAGGAGGGTTCATTGCCAGCAGTGATAGCTGCCAAAACATATTTGTGTCTCTCAAAAATTACCATAATTTACATAATAAGCTAAAGAATAAGGAGTACCTGAGGACCGTGTTGAGGGAGTTGGTGAAGTGGAATATGCGACCGGTGTTGGAAGAATTTGAACTGTATTGGTTATGTATCCTTTGAGACAACTTGATGGTTGTCGAAGACAATTTCCTTTATCCATGGACGGAGAGGCATGAGTAGCAGAGGAATCTTTAGTTACAGAAGAACTATTTGAGCTATCAGGCGGTGGTACAGTTGTTGTAGTTTGGAATCCTGGTGTATTAGAGTTTAAAAGGTAGATTAGTTTGAAAACAC
The sequence above is drawn from the Amaranthus tricolor cultivar Red isolate AtriRed21 chromosome 5, ASM2621246v1, whole genome shotgun sequence genome and encodes:
- the LOC130812952 gene encoding uncharacterized protein LOC130812952 → MLQRELYIKHLVLTPNKMVPLSVNTNISLMWLEPCVFKLIYLLNSNTPGFQTTTTVPPPDSSNSSSVTKDSSATHASPSMDKGNCLRQPSSCLKGYITNTVQILPTPVAYSTSPTPSTRSSDLFTRGIDIQAVNVVINFDFLKNSETYLHRIWTPWVGC